One segment of Thermincola ferriacetica DNA contains the following:
- a CDS encoding 4Fe-4S binding protein codes for MAAIVDEEKCTGCASCVEVCPVGAISVNSVAHVDTNTCVDCGTCVDECPHGAISIE; via the coding sequence ATGGCGGCTATTGTTGATGAAGAAAAATGTACGGGTTGTGCTTCGTGTGTGGAGGTATGTCCGGTAGGAGCGATTAGTGTGAATAGTGTGGCTCATGTTGACACAAATACATGTGTAGACTGTGGAACATGTGTTGATGAATGTCCCCACGGAGCAATTTCTATAGAGTAA
- a CDS encoding HAD family hydrolase, protein MIEISIPGYRSLILENLVLDFNGTLAFDGKLANTTGKIINELAGVLKVYILTADTFGTVALECAGIQAEVVIIDQENGGSDKAAFVEKIGASRTVAVGNGVNDVAMLSRAALGIAVLGPEGCAGQALAQADIAVKNIDEGLSLLLNPKRITATLRK, encoded by the coding sequence ATGATTGAGATATCAATACCGGGTTACAGGAGTCTTATATTAGAAAATCTTGTCCTGGATTTCAACGGTACCCTTGCATTTGACGGTAAGCTTGCAAATACCACCGGAAAAATTATTAATGAACTGGCCGGAGTACTCAAAGTCTATATCTTAACGGCAGATACCTTTGGTACTGTTGCTTTGGAGTGTGCCGGTATCCAGGCGGAGGTTGTGATTATAGACCAGGAAAACGGCGGCTCGGATAAAGCGGCCTTTGTTGAAAAGATCGGTGCTTCCCGGACCGTTGCTGTCGGAAACGGGGTGAACGATGTCGCCATGCTGAGCAGGGCCGCTCTGGGTATTGCTGTTCTTGGGCCGGAGGGTTGTGCCGGCCAGGCTTTGGCACAGGCGGATATAGCAGTTAAAAATATAGATGAAGGATTAAGTTTGCTCTTGAATCCTAAAAGAATAACAGCAACTTTGCGTAAATAG
- a CDS encoding transposase has product MGDPQGVRKQECGRHHNQRMSQWSFGRLRDLLEYKLKRHGITLEKIEERGTSGTCPICNKYTKQTGRIYRCGNRECGFSGAHRDVIGATGILDLAVNGQFTPGRRLPEMVSYSRPVVLVPMRSHKKKAA; this is encoded by the coding sequence ATCGGCGACCCGCAGGGCGTAAGGAAACAGGAATGCGGCCGGCACCACAACCAACGGATGAGCCAGTGGAGCTTCGGCCGGCTGCGGGATCTTCTGGAATATAAGCTCAAGCGGCATGGCATCACCCTGGAGAAAATCGAAGAACGGGGCACCTCCGGCACATGCCCGATATGCAACAAGTATACGAAGCAAACTGGCCGGATTTACCGGTGCGGCAACAGGGAATGCGGTTTCAGCGGAGCGCACCGTGACGTAATAGGTGCTACGGGCATACTGGACTTAGCAGTAAACGGCCAGTTCACCCCGGGTCGTAGGTTGCCGGAGATGGTGTCTTACTCGCGGCCTGTGGTGTTAGTTCCGATGCGGAGCCATAAAAAGAAAGCCGCATAA
- a CDS encoding ABC transporter permease: MHIKYWQEIKSNNLGRLGLILLTLIVGAAVFAPVLASFNPTEQTTASFRPPSREHWLGTNDVGQDIFAGLLYGARTSLLVAVTVAFFSTAISSVVGATAGFLGGFYEKVAMRVVDALLVIPPMLVVIIIAAYIQPSLWCLILLLSLLTWPGGARIIRSQTLVLKEKAHVRAARTFGAGPLYILRRHIIPDLGPILVANLVQGARRAVFMEAGLSFLGVTDPTTVSWGKMLYHALKYVYLDVWQWWLIPVGLSLSATVMAFTFIGYALEEAMDPRLRRGRYA, from the coding sequence ATGCACATTAAATACTGGCAGGAGATTAAATCCAACAACCTAGGCCGCCTTGGTCTGATTTTATTGACGCTGATAGTTGGCGCTGCTGTTTTTGCGCCTGTACTTGCTTCTTTTAATCCTACAGAACAGACAACGGCTTCTTTCCGGCCTCCTTCCAGGGAACACTGGCTGGGCACCAATGATGTCGGGCAGGACATTTTTGCGGGGCTGTTATATGGCGCTCGAACTTCCCTGCTGGTAGCCGTTACCGTAGCTTTTTTCTCTACGGCCATAAGTAGTGTTGTCGGGGCGACGGCGGGGTTTCTGGGCGGGTTTTACGAAAAAGTGGCAATGCGGGTGGTAGATGCCCTGCTGGTAATTCCCCCAATGCTAGTGGTTATCATAATAGCCGCTTATATCCAGCCAAGCTTGTGGTGCCTGATACTGTTGCTATCATTGCTTACCTGGCCCGGCGGCGCCAGGATTATCAGGTCCCAGACCCTGGTTTTAAAAGAAAAAGCCCATGTCCGGGCTGCCCGAACTTTTGGAGCCGGGCCGTTGTATATATTAAGACGCCATATTATTCCTGACCTCGGCCCTATACTTGTGGCCAACCTGGTTCAGGGAGCGCGGCGGGCCGTTTTTATGGAGGCAGGACTTTCCTTTTTGGGCGTCACGGACCCAACGACCGTAAGTTGGGGGAAAATGCTGTATCATGCATTAAAATACGTTTATCTTGATGTGTGGCAGTGGTGGCTTATACCGGTAGGGTTATCCCTGTCGGCGACTGTTATGGCTTTTACATTTATCGGTTATGCCCTGGAAGAGGCCATGGACCCGAGGTTGAGGAGGGGAAGGTATGCTTGA
- a CDS encoding DUF134 domain-containing protein codes for MPRPRKWRRVEFVPGEICFVPAGRPRCGLEEEILKVEEIEAIRLKDILNLNQDECAAKMQISRQTFQRILSDARTKIATALIHGKALRVQGGDFTRNICRVTCRNCGKQWEESYENYQKVLDNECQCPYCGSKEIFCCKRNNGFCVKGCRKWREMER; via the coding sequence GTGCCTAGACCAAGAAAATGGCGGAGAGTCGAATTTGTTCCCGGCGAGATATGTTTTGTTCCTGCTGGTAGGCCCAGGTGTGGTCTGGAGGAGGAGATCCTGAAGGTCGAAGAGATTGAGGCCATAAGGCTGAAAGATATTTTGAATCTCAATCAGGATGAGTGCGCTGCAAAGATGCAGATATCCCGCCAGACTTTTCAACGAATTTTGAGCGATGCCCGTACGAAAATAGCCACCGCCCTTATTCACGGGAAAGCTTTAAGGGTACAGGGCGGGGATTTTACCAGGAACATTTGTAGGGTTACGTGCCGGAATTGTGGAAAACAATGGGAAGAAAGTTACGAAAATTATCAAAAGGTTTTGGATAACGAGTGTCAGTGTCCATACTGTGGTTCCAAAGAAATCTTTTGTTGTAAGCGCAACAATGGGTTTTGCGTTAAAGGATGTCGGAAGTGGCGGGAAATGGAAAGGTAG
- a CDS encoding DUF5320 domain-containing protein yields MPGFDGTGPLGQGPGTGGGFGYCSSSVGQGNYSASYGTLCGVGRGGTPYGGGRGRCFGGSRRFGGKRLPSVWRNHVSAPVNEKEFLQGRIKALQAEIETINKKISELNQAEENK; encoded by the coding sequence ATGCCGGGTTTTGACGGTACAGGGCCGCTTGGTCAAGGTCCGGGAACAGGTGGCGGTTTCGGTTACTGCTCCTCGTCGGTGGGACAGGGTAACTATTCTGCTAGTTATGGCACCCTGTGCGGAGTAGGCCGGGGAGGAACTCCTTACGGCGGGGGACGCGGCCGTTGCTTTGGCGGAAGCCGGAGGTTCGGCGGTAAGCGGCTGCCGTCTGTATGGCGTAACCATGTTTCCGCACCGGTAAATGAAAAAGAATTTTTACAGGGTAGAATTAAGGCATTACAAGCTGAAATTGAAACTATTAATAAGAAGATTTCTGAACTAAATCAGGCAGAAGAAAATAAGTGA
- a CDS encoding ABC transporter ATP-binding protein, whose translation MLEIRNLSVSFGQTRVLNNINLTLTRGECLALIGESGTGKTTLGRSIIGLGDGECTGEILYRGRNLLGLTEREMSEIRWNQIAMVFQNVENALNPLYTILDQVMEPMVEHGLYTRPEAKIRAGELLKKVGISPDFHFFYPHQLSGGQKQRALIAMALANDPELLIMDEPTSALDPITKAEIIKLLQQIGRQHTMLVITHDFSTAATLAQKTAVLYGGRIVELGPTGLILSSPKHPYTRGLLRAYPNMTTTKDLQGIPGRLSRPNRGCPFAPRCTQSMPACSQTCPELIENGGRMVACHLGGIVPLLEVKNVGKSFGRLRAVEKINFTLYEGETVALVGESGSGKTTLARIITGSSEPSEGLIFLNGRPVERRGKDFYRQVQMIYQNPAESISHRQTVLEAVSEPLEIHEVGDRMERREKVKRVLEEVELPATEEFLLTYPHHLSGGEAQRVAIARALILAPKLLIADEPTSALDPSVQAKILKLLLNLQEKKGLSLLFITHDIALARKVSDRIIVLREGRVVEEGPSHRVTSMPKHPYTRSLLAAAPSLDVKGMVCFAV comes from the coding sequence ATGCTTGAAATCAGAAATTTATCGGTAAGTTTTGGCCAGACCAGGGTTTTGAACAACATCAACCTGACCCTGACCAGGGGTGAATGCCTTGCCCTGATAGGGGAATCAGGCACAGGAAAAACCACTTTGGGCCGCAGCATTATCGGTCTCGGCGATGGGGAATGTACCGGTGAAATACTTTACCGGGGCCGTAACCTGCTTGGGTTGACTGAGAGGGAAATGTCTGAAATCAGATGGAATCAGATTGCCATGGTCTTTCAAAACGTAGAAAATGCCCTGAACCCTTTGTACACTATACTTGATCAGGTTATGGAGCCCATGGTGGAACACGGTTTGTATACCAGGCCGGAAGCAAAAATAAGAGCCGGGGAGTTATTAAAAAAGGTCGGGATTTCCCCTGACTTTCATTTCTTCTACCCGCACCAGTTAAGCGGTGGACAGAAGCAACGGGCGCTTATTGCCATGGCTCTGGCTAATGACCCGGAGCTGCTGATCATGGATGAGCCCACTTCTGCGCTGGACCCCATTACGAAGGCAGAGATTATTAAATTGTTGCAGCAAATTGGCCGGCAGCACACGATGCTGGTGATTACCCATGATTTTTCCACGGCAGCCACACTGGCCCAAAAAACTGCTGTTTTATATGGGGGCAGAATAGTGGAACTGGGTCCTACGGGCCTAATCCTGTCCAGCCCTAAACACCCGTATACCAGAGGACTGTTGCGTGCCTATCCGAATATGACCACTACCAAGGACTTGCAGGGTATTCCCGGCCGGCTTTCGCGGCCGAACAGGGGTTGCCCCTTTGCGCCGCGGTGCACCCAGAGTATGCCCGCATGCAGTCAGACATGCCCTGAGTTAATAGAAAACGGCGGGCGTATGGTGGCCTGTCATTTGGGGGGAATAGTTCCGCTGCTGGAAGTAAAAAATGTAGGTAAGTCTTTTGGCCGTCTGCGCGCAGTGGAAAAAATAAATTTTACCCTGTATGAGGGGGAAACGGTAGCCCTTGTTGGCGAAAGCGGATCGGGAAAAACGACGTTGGCCCGGATTATAACAGGCAGCAGTGAACCGTCAGAGGGGCTAATTTTTTTAAACGGCCGGCCGGTTGAGCGCCGCGGTAAAGATTTTTACCGGCAGGTACAAATGATTTACCAGAACCCCGCCGAATCCATAAGTCACCGGCAAACGGTCCTGGAAGCTGTGAGTGAACCGTTGGAGATACATGAAGTAGGTGACCGAATGGAGCGCAGGGAAAAGGTAAAACGCGTGCTGGAAGAAGTGGAGTTACCCGCTACGGAGGAGTTCCTGCTGACCTACCCGCACCACTTAAGCGGCGGCGAAGCTCAGCGGGTGGCTATTGCCAGGGCATTGATACTGGCTCCCAAATTACTCATAGCCGATGAGCCGACTTCGGCCCTGGATCCCAGTGTCCAGGCCAAGATACTGAAACTGCTCCTTAATCTCCAGGAAAAAAAGGGGCTAAGTTTGCTGTTTATTACCCATGATATTGCCCTGGCCCGGAAGGTGAGCGACCGGATTATTGTTCTCAGGGAGGGCAGGGTCGTGGAAGAAGGGCCTTCCCACCGTGTCACTTCTATGCCCAAACACCCGTATACCAGGAGCCTGTTGGCAGCCGCTCCCTCATTGGATGTTAAGGGAATGGTTTGCTTTGCAGTATAA
- a CDS encoding ABC transporter permease: MFKLKDVVNYLVAFFIILSLNFLLPRLMPGDPLTAIYGEEAMIQMTPELKARLVERFSLDRPLAGQFGAYLLSLLKGDLGYSYFYNAPVTKVILGALPWTFLLVGTAISISTIIGTLLGIESGWRRGQKIDRALLAGTMFLDGLPDFFLGMVFLILFGVVWEVFPLNGAMTPYAGYEGITLVVDVLKHLVLPALSLTLVNLTGSYLLARNSMVTTLGEAFILTARAKGLNDQVVRYRHAGRNSLLPVITHTGMQVGRMLTGALFIETVFSYPGLGLLIQKALQTRDYPLLQGVFLVVTVFVLTANFSVDMLYKNIDPRLKSCTLNTGRRLNPTT; encoded by the coding sequence ATGTTTAAGTTAAAAGATGTGGTCAACTATTTGGTTGCTTTTTTCATCATTCTGTCGTTAAATTTCCTTCTTCCCCGGTTGATGCCGGGAGACCCTTTAACAGCTATTTACGGAGAGGAGGCCATGATTCAGATGACCCCGGAGTTGAAGGCGCGGCTGGTCGAGCGGTTTTCCCTCGACCGGCCCCTCGCGGGGCAATTTGGAGCATATTTGTTGTCGCTGTTGAAAGGAGACTTAGGCTATTCCTATTTTTATAATGCTCCGGTAACCAAAGTTATATTGGGAGCCCTTCCCTGGACTTTCCTTTTGGTAGGAACAGCAATAAGCATTTCGACAATTATCGGTACCCTGTTGGGGATAGAATCGGGCTGGCGGCGCGGCCAAAAGATTGACCGGGCCTTGCTTGCCGGAACCATGTTTTTGGACGGTTTACCCGATTTTTTTCTCGGGATGGTTTTTTTGATTCTGTTCGGGGTGGTTTGGGAAGTTTTCCCCCTTAATGGGGCCATGACTCCCTATGCCGGTTATGAGGGGATAACTCTTGTAGTTGATGTATTAAAACACCTTGTATTGCCTGCCCTTTCACTGACTCTGGTAAACCTGACCGGTTCTTATCTCCTGGCCAGAAACAGTATGGTAACCACCCTTGGTGAGGCTTTTATCCTTACCGCCAGGGCCAAAGGCTTAAATGATCAGGTGGTAAGATACCGGCATGCCGGAAGAAATTCCCTGCTGCCGGTAATTACCCATACGGGTATGCAGGTCGGCAGGATGCTGACCGGGGCTCTGTTTATCGAAACGGTTTTTTCCTACCCTGGGCTGGGGCTCTTGATTCAAAAAGCCCTGCAGACCAGGGATTATCCCCTTTTGCAGGGAGTTTTCCTTGTGGTAACAGTTTTTGTTTTAACAGCCAATTTTTCTGTTGATATGTTATATAAAAATATTGACCCGAGGTTAAAATCATGCACATTAAATACTGGCAGGAGATTAAATCCAACAACCTAG
- a CDS encoding FAD-dependent oxidoreductase: protein METEILVVGGNVAGRGFVSSILKINPQTQITLVRRENKALVPCGIPYIFGTLKLPDNNAVSDESMVEKGVNILVDEVTAIDKERKLAVTASGEKIIYNKLVLATGSLPVVPGIGEGGNFNNIYFIFKDLDYLTLLKNYLKEKKKVVIVGGGFIGVELAEELSKLIDGSITIVECGPTCLWQSFDLEFAQMVEKILCEIGIKIYKLETVKKFIGHKGNVKQIELTGGGKLDVDAVIFAAGVYPNTTLGKAIGLPLDKFGAIKVDKYMRADKDIYAIGDCASKQDYFTGEPVSVMLGSIAATEAKIAAHNLYNLTGMFRNGTLSIVLTSLNGISFGSVGLTEGNARVRGFNTKIGSVQVYDRHPACLPGAVKQIVKLVFDKETGVILGGQACGGQSVGELVNIIGLAVQTRMTASQILALQMGTHPLMTPGPTMYTITNAAENSLVK from the coding sequence GTGGAAACTGAAATACTTGTGGTTGGCGGTAACGTAGCGGGGAGAGGGTTTGTGTCTTCAATATTAAAAATAAATCCGCAAACCCAAATTACATTGGTTCGCAGAGAAAACAAGGCGTTGGTTCCTTGCGGAATTCCGTATATCTTTGGAACTTTAAAGTTGCCGGATAATAATGCCGTTTCCGATGAAAGCATGGTGGAAAAGGGAGTTAACATATTAGTTGACGAAGTAACAGCAATTGATAAAGAGCGAAAATTAGCCGTAACAGCAAGTGGGGAAAAAATTATTTATAATAAACTTGTTCTGGCCACGGGTTCTTTACCGGTTGTTCCGGGAATTGGGGAAGGTGGTAATTTTAACAATATTTATTTTATTTTTAAGGATTTGGATTACCTTACCCTACTTAAGAATTATTTAAAAGAAAAGAAGAAGGTTGTAATTGTCGGCGGCGGGTTCATTGGTGTTGAGTTGGCGGAAGAGCTTTCAAAATTGATCGATGGCAGCATAACCATAGTGGAATGCGGTCCCACATGTCTTTGGCAGTCGTTTGACCTCGAGTTTGCACAAATGGTAGAAAAAATACTCTGCGAAATAGGTATTAAAATCTACAAATTGGAAACTGTCAAGAAATTCATTGGCCATAAAGGAAATGTAAAACAAATTGAGTTGACCGGTGGAGGCAAATTGGACGTTGATGCTGTGATTTTTGCTGCAGGAGTTTACCCCAATACAACATTGGGAAAGGCGATAGGTTTGCCTCTTGATAAATTCGGCGCCATTAAGGTGGACAAATATATGAGAGCAGATAAAGACATTTATGCTATCGGCGATTGTGCCTCAAAACAGGATTACTTTACAGGGGAGCCTGTTTCTGTAATGTTGGGGTCAATTGCTGCCACGGAAGCGAAAATTGCCGCTCATAACCTTTATAATTTGACCGGAATGTTTAGAAATGGGACATTAAGTATTGTTTTAACAAGTCTGAATGGAATTTCTTTCGGTTCGGTGGGGTTAACTGAGGGAAATGCCAGGGTGCGAGGATTTAACACAAAAATAGGATCAGTACAGGTTTATGATAGGCATCCCGCTTGCTTACCGGGGGCTGTAAAGCAAATAGTCAAGTTGGTCTTTGACAAGGAAACCGGGGTTATTTTAGGAGGGCAGGCCTGTGGCGGTCAATCGGTCGGTGAGTTGGTAAATATAATTGGTTTAGCTGTGCAAACCCGTATGACGGCATCACAAATTCTTGCTCTGCAAATGGGGACGCACCCTTTAATGACCCCGGGTCCAACAATGTATACTATCACCAATGCGGCAGAAAATTCATTGGTTAAATAA